Genomic segment of Sander vitreus isolate 19-12246 chromosome 17, sanVit1, whole genome shotgun sequence:
CTGTGTGTttcatcaccaaacccaccagactccatgtaaataatcaggacttttagcgtgtatagagccagcatatttccaccagactccatgtaaataatcaggacttttatcatcgtaaaacacacttcattcaaagtggacagaaactaaatcaaactatcaaaagccgtcttggttcatctttccactgttccaacaatcaccactctggtttggttgaaataaacccttaattcagccatttacatgtggagatatgctggctctatacacactaaaagtcctgattatttacatggagtctggtggagatatgctggctctatacacgctaaaagtcctgattatttacatggaatctggtggaaatatgctggctctatacacgctaaaagtcctgattatttacatggagtctggtggaaatatgctggctctatacacgctaaaagtcctgattatttacatggagtctggtggagatatgctggctctatacacgctaaaagtcctgattatttacatggagtctggtggagatatgctggctctatacacgctaaaagtcctgattttttacatggagtctggtggagatatgctggctctatacacgctaaaagtcctgattatttacatggactctggtggaaatatgctggctctatacacgctaaaagtcctgattttttacatggagtctggtgggtttggtgatggggatttcggggctgttaaactaaaaggatcttcctctttaactaaaaggtctatctctgtagggatccatcccataatgttgtcagacacttagaataataatctgagtctgtcagcagcaacaacagaacttttagtggacgctgactgacgtTAAGTTAACTTAGATCATTTATAGTTTATGTTTGGACATCAGACAGAAAGCAGCTTTTAGATGATCTCACCTGTTGTTCTTCTTCAGTGGTTCTAGAGGACTTTGTTTACGTGGTGACGGTTTCTGGTCAGAAGGTTTTCGTGGTCAAACGTCACAACAACCAGCAGGAACCGATCGACGCTTTGAGGCCCggacacatgaagtgagacggCCAGAAGACCATTATCTGTTTCTAACTCTGTTAAATAAAGTTGTGGATGTTTGAATGTGCATTTAACTGAATAAACTTTGTTATGAATATCCAGTCAGAGTATTCAGGTGACATTACTACCTTTACAGTACCTTCATGGGAAGGAAAgtacttatttaaaaaacaattactctgcttttattttgaaggacagATTCTTGATTGAAAATGtctcctgagtgtgtgtgtgtgtgtatatatgtatatgtgtgtgtatatatgtgtgtgtgtgtatatatatatatgtatgtgtgtatatatatatatatatgtgtgtagtatatatatatatatatatatatatatgtgtgtatatatatatatatatatatgtgtgtgtatatatatatatatatatatgtatatatatatatatgtgtatatatatgcatatgtatatatatacatatgtgtgtatatatatgtgtgtatatatatatgtgtatatatatatatatatatatatgtattatatatatataatatatattatatatattatatatatatatatatattatatatatatatatatatataatatatatattatatatatatatatattatatatatatatatatatatatatatatatatatatatatatatataatatatatatatatatatataatataatatatataatattatatatatatatatatatatatatatatatatatatatatatataaatataatatatatatatataatatatatatatatataatatatatatatataatatatataatataatatatataatataatatatatatatataatatatatatataaatataatatatatatatatatattatatatatatatataatatatatatatatatataaatatccattcatttatatcatatttatttatttatatgtgtatatatacacacacatatatatatacacacatatgtatatatatacacacacacatacatatacatacacacacacatacatatacatatatatacacacactgattTCTGAATATAAACATCTCAAACTCAACACCAGCTGTCTGAATAACAAGAATCAGTTTAAAACTGGATTAACAGAATCAAACTATAAGGGATGTCATTACTCAGACAATCTACGCGCCGTAGCTTTAAGACGGGGGAAAGTACACGCCGTAGCTTTAAGACGGGGGAAGGTACGCGCCGTAGCTTTAAGACGGGGGAAGGTACGCGCCGTAGCTTTAAGACGGGGGAAGGAAGGTACGCGCCGTAGCTTTAAGACGGGGGAAGGAAGGTACGCGCCGTAGCTTTAAGACGGGGGAAGGTACGCGCCGTAGCTTTAAGACGGGGGAAGGAAGGTACGCGCCGTAGCTTTAAGACGGGGAAGGAAGGTGCGCGCCGTAGCTTTAAGACGGGGGAAGGAAGGTATGCGCCCGTGAGCTTTAAGACGGGGGAAGGTACGCGCCGTAGCTTTAAGACGGGAGGGAAGGTAGGTATGCGCCGTAGCTTTAAGACGGGGGAAGGAAGGTACAGCGCCCGTAGCTTTAAGACGGGGAAGGAAGGTACGCGCCGTAGCTTTAAGACGGGGGAAGGTACGCGCCGTAGCTTTAAGACGGGGAAGGGAAGGTATGCGCCAGTAGCTTTAAGACGGGGGGAAGGTACGCGCCGTAGCTTTAAGACGGGGGAAGGAAGGTACGCGCCGTAGCTTTAAGACGGGGGAAGGAAGGTACGCGCCGTAGCTTTAAGACGGGGGAAGGAAGGTACGCGCCGTAGCTTTAAGACGGGGGAAGGAAGGTACGCGCCGTAGCTTTAAGACGGGGGAAGGAAGGTATGCGCCGTAGCTTTAAGACGGGGGAAGGTACGCGCCGTAGCTTTAAGACGGGGGAAGGTACGCGCCGTAGCTTTAAGACGGGGGAAGGAAGGTATGCGCCGTAGCTTTAAGACGGGGGAAGGAAGGTATGCGCCGTAGCTTTAAGACGGGGGAAGGAAGGTACGCGCCGTAGCTTTAAGACGGGGGAAGGTACGCGCCGTAGCTTTAAGACGGGGGAAGGTAGGTACGCGCCGTAGCTTTAAGACGGGGGAAGGTACGTGATATCGTCTGAGTAATGACATCCCTAATCCCATGAAAGTCTTCAGAAAGTTAAAGGTGTCCGTTATAAGAAGCTTTAGTTAATGTTATATAAATGTAGATTATTAACATGTTATAACAGTTATGGTGATTCAGCCTGAACAACAACTCAAATGTTCTGCATTAATAAAAgttgcctaaaaaaaaaaaaaacaatctggcAAACagctgagaagaaaaaaaacctttattgcatcatcatcttcatcatcatcttcatcatcatcatcatctcactTCTTCACATTGTTGAGGAATGACGGCAGGCTCTGTGGAATGACCTTAACCCCGCCCCTAAACTTAACCCCGCCCCCGGTCCACAGGAAACTGTCACCACATTCAGCCCTGACAACACGTACTCAGAGCTGTTTCACACCGTTCAGAGGAGACACGTCCTTCAACAcggtaaccatagcaacgcgCTGCACGCCATTCAACAcggtaaccatagcaacgcgCTGCACGCCATTCAACAcggtaaccatagcaacgcgCTGCACGCCGTTTAGAGCCAGACTTTAACTAAGATGACATCATCCAACATCATCCAATcagcaaccaggatggctgcgcccgtaacggcagaCCAACGGGTGACATCACACGCTCTGTCCAATGATGTTAACCGCCTATGGTTGCTACGGTTTCCGTGTTGCTACGGTGGTTTCCGTGTTGCCATGCGTTGTCGGGGATGAACGTGGCCCTGTagttaagccccgccccctgACCACAGGAAACTGTCAGCTATCTTAAGCCCCGCCCCCTGATCACAGGAAACTGTCAGCTATCTTAAGCCCCGCCCCTCccatgacatcacttcctgtcccATGATTGGGAGTTAAAACATGCGGATAAAAAAACCACTTAGCAAACATCTTTAGGaagaacagaagaagaagaggatgagCTCAGAGTCCATGACATCACTTCCTCCTACAGacatttataatttaaaaaaaacaaaaacagttccTCGTCTCTGTACAAGGCCatcagtgatgacatcatcagtctgctgcttcctgtttcctgtgagGCGCTAACGCTTCGACAGCTCGTTGGACAGCCAATCAAGACCCTCGTACAGACCAGTACCCTGGGTCGCACAGGTCGCCTGGACATGccactgagagacagacagacagagagacagacaggtcagacaggcagggagagagacaggtcagacagacagagagacagacaggtcagacaggcagagagacagacaggtcagacaggcagggagagagacaggtcagacaggcagggagagagacaggtcagacagacagagagagacaggtcagacagacagagacagacagagagagacaggtcagacagacagagagagacaggtcagacagacaggcagggagagtgtgtgtgtgtgtgtatgtatgtatgtatgtatgtatgtatgtatgtatgtatgtatgtatgtgtgtgtgtgtgtgtgtgtgtgtgtgtgtgtgtgtgtgtgtgtgtgtctctgtgtgtgtgtgtctctgtgtgtgtgtctctgtgtatgtgtgtgtgtgtatgtgtgtgtgtatgtgtgtgtgtgtgtgtgtgtgtgtgtatctctgtgtgtgtgtgtgtgtgtgtgtgtgtgtgtgtgtgtgtgtgtgtgtgtgtgtgtgtgtgtatctctgtgtgtgtctctgtgtgtgtgtgtgtgtgtgtgtctgtgtgtgtgtgtgtgtgtgtctctgtgtgtgtgtgtgtgtgtgtgtgtgtgtgtgtgtgtgtgtgtgtgtgtgtgtgtgtgtgtgtgtctgtatgtatgtgtgtgtgtgtatctctgtgtgtgtgtgtgtgtgtgtgtgtgtctttgtctctgtgtgtgtgtatgtgtgtgtctctgtgtgtgtgtgtctccttaCAGTTCTGCTGCGCAGGCTGTGCAGACCCAGTTTGTCGGTGAGTTCACTGACCCCCATGGCGTTTGGAAGATCCTGTTTGTTAGCAAACACCAGAAGAACGGCCTCCTTCAGCTCGTCCTCCTGGATCTAGAGGGGGGGGGATGATGACATCACTCAGACTAAATGATGTCACACCTGCATACACCTTTATAAGATTTAGGCACAGCACCCGAGCCGGACGAACGTAACCAAATGACATTCcagcttttccaatgttttagacacaCATATGATGtcataataatggtccaaaatgaggTCGTCAAACACGGGAAACATGTTACTCACCATCTTGGAGAGTTCCTCTGCAGACTCTgtgactctctctctgtcgttaCTGTCCACCACGAAGATCagaccctacacacacacacagagacagacacacacacacacacacacacacacacacacacacacacacagagacacacacacacacacacacggggtcAGCGACAGGATCAAGACACaccaaacattttcataatgttcTGGTTCTGGACCTGTGTGTTCTGCTTCTGGACCTGTGTGTTCTGGTTCTGGACCTGTGTGTTCTGGTTCTGGACCTGTgtgttctggttctgcttctgGACCTGTGTGTTCTGGTTCTGGACCTGtgtgttctggttctggttctggacctgtgtgttctggttctggttctggaccTGTGTGTTCTGGTTCTGGACCTGTGTGTTCTGGTTCTGTACCTGTGTGTTCTGGAAGTAGTGTCTCCACAGAGGACGGATCTTGTCCTGACCTCCGACGTCCCAGACTGTGAAACAGATGTTCTTGTACTCCACCGTCTCCACATTAAAACCTGGAACACAGAGAACCCAGAACGTCTGTACACCTAACCTGTACACCTACCCCACAACATCTGTACACCTGCCCTGTACACCTACCCCACAACATCTGTACACCTACCCCACAACATCTGTACACCTAACCTGTACACCTACCCCACAACATCTGTACACCTACCCTGTACACCTACCCCACAACATCTGTACACCTACCCCACAACATCTGTACACCTACCCTGTACACCT
This window contains:
- the LOC144532718 gene encoding ADP-ribosylation factor 4, encoding MGLTISSLFSKFFGKKQMRILMVGLDAAGKTTILYKLKLGEIVTTIPTIGFNVETVEYKNICFTVWDVGGQDKIRPLWRHYFQNTQGLIFVVDSNDRERVTESAEELSKMIQEDELKEAVLLVFANKQDLPNAMGVSELTDKLGLHSLRSRTWHVQATCATQGTGLYEGLDWLSNELSKR